A part of Streptomyces sp. NBC_01210 genomic DNA contains:
- a CDS encoding ABC transporter permease subunit — protein MTSTMTPQRAASTKAGRGGFGQLLHAEWTKFRTVRGWVRGMIGAVLAILLVGLVGTAASNQSEHDDKPALPVGPGGGAVNDNFYFVHQPLQGNGSITVSVSSLTGVVATEPKATKSGLSPWAKAGIIVKDNLKQGSAYAAMMVTGAHGVRMQHNYTEDTAGRSGNVSQESPRWLRLNRSGDRITGYDSADGTHWTEVGTAHLPGLSPTAQVGLFVTSPSAMEQTTTGAGFGPAVATGSFGQVALGGEWGQGSWQDEQVGGDAGTSGSYTQTTRGQYTKSGSGFTVTGAGDIAPVVGGGAMGPGHTIENFLVGAFAGLIVVIVVGTGFITVEYRRGLIGLTMAASPRRGRVLVAKAIVLGSLAFVAGLVAAAVMIPLGEQRAQANGFYVLTVPTPTELRVMVGTGLLLAVAGVLALAVGTILRRSAVAITVVVVGMVLPYILATASVLPTGASQWLLRVTPAAGFAIQQSVRNYEQVITTYTPASGYFPLAPWAGFAVLCGYTALALGTAVVLLRRRDV, from the coding sequence ATGACTTCCACGATGACGCCGCAACGCGCCGCGAGCACGAAGGCTGGGCGGGGCGGCTTCGGGCAACTGCTGCACGCGGAATGGACCAAGTTCAGAACGGTGCGCGGCTGGGTACGCGGCATGATCGGCGCGGTACTGGCGATCTTGTTGGTCGGCCTGGTCGGCACAGCCGCCAGTAACCAGTCGGAGCACGATGACAAGCCCGCACTGCCGGTCGGTCCGGGCGGCGGGGCGGTGAACGACAACTTCTACTTCGTGCACCAGCCGCTGCAGGGAAACGGCAGCATCACCGTTTCCGTGTCCTCGCTGACCGGAGTGGTCGCAACGGAGCCGAAGGCCACCAAGTCCGGCCTCTCCCCGTGGGCGAAGGCCGGGATCATCGTGAAGGACAACCTCAAGCAGGGTTCGGCCTACGCGGCGATGATGGTCACCGGCGCCCACGGGGTGCGGATGCAGCACAACTACACCGAGGACACGGCCGGCAGGTCCGGCAATGTCTCCCAAGAATCTCCGCGCTGGCTGCGGTTGAACCGTTCCGGTGACAGGATCACTGGCTACGACTCCGCCGACGGCACCCACTGGACCGAGGTCGGCACCGCTCATCTGCCCGGGCTTTCGCCGACGGCGCAGGTCGGACTGTTCGTCACCTCCCCGTCGGCCATGGAGCAGACCACCACCGGCGCGGGGTTCGGCCCCGCCGTGGCCACCGGCTCCTTCGGCCAGGTCGCGCTGGGCGGCGAGTGGGGTCAGGGCTCGTGGCAGGACGAGCAAGTGGGAGGCGACGCGGGAACCTCCGGCAGCTATACGCAGACGACCAGGGGCCAGTACACCAAGTCGGGCAGTGGATTCACCGTGACCGGGGCCGGCGACATCGCGCCGGTCGTGGGCGGAGGGGCCATGGGGCCTGGCCACACCATCGAGAATTTCCTGGTGGGCGCGTTCGCCGGGTTGATCGTGGTGATCGTCGTGGGCACGGGGTTCATCACCGTCGAGTACCGGCGGGGCCTGATCGGCCTCACCATGGCCGCGAGCCCGCGGCGGGGCAGGGTGCTGGTCGCGAAGGCCATCGTGCTCGGATCCCTCGCCTTCGTCGCCGGGCTGGTTGCCGCCGCTGTCATGATCCCGCTCGGCGAGCAGCGAGCGCAGGCCAACGGTTTCTACGTGCTCACGGTGCCGACGCCGACGGAACTGCGCGTCATGGTCGGCACAGGGCTGCTGCTCGCCGTCGCCGGCGTGCTCGCCCTCGCTGTCGGCACCATTCTGCGGCGCAGCGCGGTGGCGATCACCGTTGTCGTCGTCGGCATGGTCCTGCCCTACATTCTTGCGACCGCCTCCGTCCTGCCCACAGGGGCCTCGCAGTGGCTGCTGCGGGTCACGCCGGCCGCAGGGTTCGCCATCCAACAGAGCGTCCGGAACTACGAACAGGTGATCACGACCTACACGCCGGCGTCCGGCTACTTTCCGCTGGCGCCGTGGGCAGGCTTCGCCGTGTTGTGCGGCTACACCGCGCTCGCCTTGGGCACGGCCGTCGTCCTGCTTCGCCGGAGGGACGTATGA
- a CDS encoding ATP-binding cassette domain-containing protein: MEKTIENREATIEVTSLRKRFGQTQALDGMTFTVVPRQVTGFVGPNGAGKSTTMRVIMGLDKPDQGTALVGGRPYRSLRSPLNHIGALLDAAAVQPSRTARNHLLWLAHSQGLSAKRVDEVMSQAGLHDVAGRKTGGFSLGMRQRLGIAAALLGDPPVLMLDEPFNGLDPEGIMWMRGFLSSLAQQGRAVLVSSHLMSELQETADHLVVVGRGKVIVDMSVRDLLASASQGRVTLRTSARSQAMTVLAREGATVSSSGPGTVTISGLPAERIVALLGENAVPFSEVSSHCASLEEAYMELTRDAVQYRGTVPEEAAR, encoded by the coding sequence ATGGAGAAGACCATCGAAAACAGGGAAGCGACGATCGAGGTCACCAGCCTGCGCAAACGCTTCGGGCAGACCCAGGCGCTGGATGGTATGACGTTCACCGTCGTACCTCGGCAGGTCACTGGCTTTGTCGGTCCGAACGGCGCGGGGAAGTCCACCACGATGCGGGTGATCATGGGCCTGGACAAGCCCGATCAGGGCACCGCGTTGGTCGGCGGACGGCCGTATCGGAGCCTGCGGAGTCCGCTGAACCACATCGGGGCCCTGCTGGACGCCGCAGCTGTGCAGCCGAGCAGGACCGCCCGTAATCACCTGCTGTGGCTGGCCCATTCACAAGGTCTGAGCGCCAAGCGGGTCGACGAGGTGATGAGCCAGGCCGGTCTGCACGACGTTGCCGGACGGAAGACGGGCGGCTTCTCCCTGGGCATGCGGCAGCGGCTGGGAATCGCGGCGGCGCTGCTCGGGGACCCGCCGGTGCTCATGCTGGACGAGCCGTTCAACGGCCTCGATCCCGAAGGCATCATGTGGATGCGCGGCTTTCTGTCATCGCTGGCCCAGCAGGGCCGCGCCGTGCTGGTGTCCAGTCACCTGATGAGCGAACTGCAGGAAACCGCCGACCATCTGGTGGTCGTCGGACGCGGCAAGGTCATCGTGGACATGAGCGTGCGCGACCTGCTCGCGTCCGCGTCCCAGGGACGGGTCACCCTGCGTACCTCCGCACGCTCGCAGGCAATGACGGTGCTGGCGCGCGAAGGCGCCACCGTCAGCTCCAGCGGGCCCGGCACGGTCACCATTTCCGGACTGCCGGCCGAAAGGATCGTGGCGCTCCTCGGCGAGAACGCGGTGCCGTTCTCGGAGGTGTCGTCGCATTGCGCGTCACTGGAGGAGGCCTATATGGAACTCACCCGGGACGCGGTGCAGTATCGCGGCACCGTGCCCGAGGAGGCCGCACGATGA
- a CDS encoding response regulator transcription factor, with the protein MSIASETVRIVVADDHLVVRTGFAALLDTQPDFTVVQTASDGAEAIRICRELTPHVILMDIRMPGMDGIEATRQLVAAGSSGSPGSDAPRILILTTFDLDEYVYDALRAGASGFLLKDVNAERLFDAVRVVAAGDALLAPGVTRRLISEFALMPAKAAAPPTSKLKSLTPRETQVLRLVAEGLSNPEIAARLVVAEETVKTHVSRILTKLALRDRTQAVITAYETGLVVPRFRRSE; encoded by the coding sequence ATGAGCATCGCGTCCGAAACGGTCCGGATCGTCGTTGCCGATGACCACCTGGTCGTTCGCACCGGCTTCGCCGCGCTGCTCGACACTCAGCCGGACTTCACGGTCGTCCAGACCGCCTCGGACGGAGCCGAGGCGATACGGATCTGCCGCGAACTCACTCCGCACGTCATCCTCATGGACATCCGCATGCCAGGTATGGACGGCATCGAGGCCACGAGACAGCTCGTCGCCGCGGGCTCTTCCGGCTCTCCCGGATCGGACGCGCCGCGCATCCTCATTCTGACGACCTTCGACCTGGACGAGTACGTCTACGATGCGCTGCGGGCCGGCGCCAGCGGCTTTCTCCTCAAGGACGTCAACGCGGAACGGCTCTTCGACGCCGTGAGGGTCGTCGCCGCGGGTGACGCCCTTCTCGCCCCCGGGGTAACCCGCCGTCTCATCAGTGAGTTCGCCCTGATGCCGGCCAAGGCCGCGGCCCCGCCCACATCCAAGCTCAAGTCGCTGACGCCGCGGGAGACGCAGGTGCTGCGGCTCGTCGCCGAGGGCCTGTCCAATCCGGAGATCGCCGCCCGGTTGGTCGTCGCCGAAGAGACCGTGAAGACACACGTCAGCCGCATACTGACGAAACTGGCGCTACGCGACCGTACACAAGCCGTCATCACCGCGTACGAAACAGGTCTGGTTGTGCCGCGCTTCCGCCGATCCGAATAA
- a CDS encoding histidine kinase: protein MRLPPGHGYCVPITSVMVMRPDFHQTHARAVARFAGTLVGVALATAVVQPAHPDAYLSGGLSVVSAALTYLLMRTGYAAPQVFTAALSSFCSGWAARKRKKRNPGGNATRARPRRRRTKAQHRPFLAVLLSRETLNPPREGRRCPSRGGWRHCRLEGRPRAGQAATMTFVDRVAAWCDEWAKEGRRIAGRPRVTVVAGTLLGLLAVAESVTEFVRDHGSIPRMAAEASMAGSGSGSGSVVGVQFVLLVGLLCLLTALPLSLLRPVAAGITVSVASVWSLTLFQTVTWAGFAAQLIAGYRLGRYGSQLLAVVLGLPFLVFALAGPADSEFRVRTVLLASLAPVAVLAGLTQRARKQALENSATRQVMAGTLMENTAREERARIAHELHDVVAHHISMVAVQAETARLATAGMPPEGAKRLLAIGDTARAALTEMRRLLGVLREDTQSGTGAGTADRRPQPGLRQLNDLLDEARDASGSAARLIVRGFPRELDPGVELAAYRIVQESLTNARRHASGAAIDVELNYTYDALRLCIRDNGPGLSPAAPAGGHGLRGMRERAAAVGGEFRTGSAVGSGFVIEASFPAKTEESL from the coding sequence ATGAGGCTCCCTCCGGGCCACGGCTACTGCGTGCCGATCACCTCCGTCATGGTGATGCGGCCGGACTTCCACCAGACCCACGCCCGTGCCGTGGCCCGCTTCGCCGGCACCCTGGTGGGCGTCGCACTGGCCACCGCAGTGGTGCAGCCGGCCCACCCGGACGCGTACCTGTCCGGCGGGCTGTCCGTGGTCTCGGCCGCGCTGACGTACCTGCTGATGCGCACCGGTTACGCGGCCCCGCAGGTCTTCACGGCGGCGTTGTCGTCTTTCTGCTCGGGATGGGCGGCGAGGAAGAGGAAGAAGAGGAATCCCGGCGGGAACGCGACACGGGCCCGGCCCCGCCGCCGAAGGACGAAGGCTCAGCATCGGCCATTCCTTGCGGTCCTGCTGAGCCGAGAGACCCTGAATCCCCCACGGGAGGGGCGGCGGTGTCCCTCCCGTGGGGGATGGCGTCATTGCCGGCTGGAGGGACGACCGCGTGCGGGACAGGCTGCCACAATGACCTTCGTGGACCGTGTGGCTGCCTGGTGTGACGAATGGGCCAAAGAGGGACGGCGGATCGCGGGACGCCCGCGTGTGACTGTCGTGGCCGGTACGTTGCTCGGGCTGCTCGCGGTGGCGGAGTCGGTCACGGAGTTCGTCCGTGACCACGGGTCGATCCCGCGCATGGCGGCGGAAGCCTCCATGGCCGGCAGCGGAAGCGGCAGCGGCAGTGTCGTTGGAGTGCAATTCGTCTTACTCGTCGGCCTGTTGTGTCTGCTGACCGCGCTGCCGTTGTCTCTCTTGCGCCCGGTGGCGGCGGGGATCACCGTCTCGGTGGCGAGCGTATGGTCGCTCACCCTCTTCCAGACGGTGACGTGGGCGGGCTTCGCCGCACAGCTGATCGCCGGGTACCGGCTCGGCCGCTACGGCTCCCAACTCCTGGCCGTGGTTCTCGGTTTGCCGTTCCTGGTGTTCGCGCTGGCGGGCCCGGCAGATTCCGAGTTCCGGGTGCGCACGGTGTTGCTGGCTTCGCTGGCCCCGGTAGCGGTCCTGGCCGGGCTCACGCAACGGGCGCGCAAACAGGCCCTGGAGAACTCCGCCACCCGGCAGGTCATGGCCGGCACCCTGATGGAGAACACCGCACGCGAGGAACGCGCCCGCATCGCCCATGAGTTGCACGATGTCGTCGCCCATCACATCTCCATGGTCGCTGTGCAGGCCGAGACGGCCCGGCTGGCCACCGCCGGCATGCCCCCCGAAGGGGCCAAGCGGCTGCTGGCCATCGGCGACACCGCCCGGGCCGCACTGACCGAGATGCGCCGCCTGCTCGGTGTGCTGCGTGAGGACACCCAGTCCGGCACGGGCGCCGGCACCGCCGACCGGCGGCCGCAGCCGGGCCTGCGACAGCTCAACGACCTGCTCGACGAGGCCCGCGACGCCTCAGGCTCGGCCGCCCGCCTCATCGTCCGCGGCTTCCCGAGAGAACTCGATCCCGGTGTCGAACTCGCCGCCTACCGCATCGTCCAGGAATCCCTCACCAACGCCCGTCGGCACGCGAGCGGAGCCGCCATCGACGTAGAGCTGAACTACACGTACGACGCCCTGCGGTTGTGCATCCGGGACAACGGGCCCGGCCTGTCGCCCGCGGCGCCGGCCGGCGGTCATGGGCTGCGGGGGATGCGTGAACGCGCCGCCGCCGTAGGCGGTGAATTCCGTACCGGATCGGCGGTCGGCAGTGGTTTTGTGATCGAGGCCAGCTTTCCCGCCAAGACAGAAGAGTCTCTATGA